The following DNA comes from Pseudomonas sp. Tri1.
TCTCCTGCAAAAAGCGCAACAGGTTGGCCTGTAATTCCAACGGCAGGTCGCCGATTTCATCCAGAAACAATGTGCCGCCGTGGGCCGCCTCGATCCGCCCGATCTTGCGTTGATGAGCGCCCGTGAAGGCACCTTTTTCATGACCGAACAACTCAGACTGGATCAGGTGCTCCGGGATGGCCCCGCAGTTAATGGCGATGAAGGGTTTATTGCGGCGGTGAGACTGAAAATGCAGGGTGCGCGCCACCAGTTCCTTGCCGGTGCCGCTCTCGCCACGAATCAACACGGGCGATTCGGCAGGCGCCAGTTTGCTCAACAACTTACGCAGTTCGCGGATCGGCTTGCTGTCGCCGAGCAATTCATGTTCGGGCTGATCGATGTGAATCGAGCCCTGCCCTCGCAGGCGCGCCATGCCAAATGCCCGTCCCAGCGTCACCTGAACCCGGGAGACGTCGAACGGCAAGGTATGAAAGTCGAAAAACCACTCGCAGACAAAATCACCCACATTTTGTAAGCGCAGGACTTCCTGGCTGAGCACAGCGATCCACTCGGTGCCGCTGCGACTGATCAACTCCTTGACCGCTTCCGGACGGTCCAGGTGAAAAGGCTGCAAACGCAAAAGCCCCACGTCACAGGTTCGGTCGGCGGCATGCTCGAGAGAGCAACTGTCGACGTCCCAGCCAATGGTACGCAGGCCAGGCAACAGGCGATGACAGTCATCGCAGGGATCAACCACGAGCAGACGACGCGACGTACTGGCTTCGATCATGACTGATCCTTGGCGCCAAAATTAAGAAATATGAGTAGAAACAGTCGTTTGGCGAACCTGCATGTAACAGTAGCAAGAAGTTGACACGCCCTTGTATCAATTGATTATCGACATCGCTACAAAACGGTTATAAGCAAGCCTTTGATAAGTTGCCGGTGCGTTAAATCTTTCATCCAGCTTTCAAACAAAAGCCCACGGGCCTTGTCTGAAAGAAAGTCGAAATTTATTTGAAGATTGTGTGACCTGTCCCCCTATTGCGGACATCAGTACAAGTAACCAGCCGCACGGTACGCCCAACCGACGGCAGATCATTTGATTGGGCACACTTAAGAGAAAATGCCATGAACGCCCCGCTCCGTATCAACGAAGCTCTT
Coding sequences within:
- a CDS encoding sigma-54 dependent transcriptional regulator, translated to MIEASTSRRLLVVDPCDDCHRLLPGLRTIGWDVDSCSLEHAADRTCDVGLLRLQPFHLDRPEAVKELISRSGTEWIAVLSQEVLRLQNVGDFVCEWFFDFHTLPFDVSRVQVTLGRAFGMARLRGQGSIHIDQPEHELLGDSKPIRELRKLLSKLAPAESPVLIRGESGTGKELVARTLHFQSHRRNKPFIAINCGAIPEHLIQSELFGHEKGAFTGAHQRKIGRIEAAHGGTLFLDEIGDLPLELQANLLRFLQEKHIERVGGSQPIAVDVRVLAATHVDLEAAIEHKRFREDLYYRLNVLQVVMAPLRERHGDLAMLASHFSHFYSQETGRRPRSFSEDALVAMGMHDWPGNVRELANRVRRGLVLAEGRQIEARDLGLASHHGVVAPMGTLEDYKTRAERQALSDVLNRHSDNLSVAARVLGVSRPTFYRLLHKHQIR